The following proteins are co-located in the Agromyces laixinhei genome:
- a CDS encoding formylglycine-generating enzyme family protein has protein sequence MARIEGGTFRMGSAEFYADETPVHERTVAPFELDLHPVTNEQFGAFVEATGYVTVAERPLDPVDFPGVDPADLVPGGLVFTPTAGPVDLREWRQWWRWGAGASWRHPFGPEASAAFVDALADRPTHPVVQVSFADASAYAEWAGKRLPTEAEAEFAARGGLDGARFAWGDEEFPGGRLMVNRWQGSFPYRNTGAEGWVGTSPVMTFPANGYGLFDVTGNVWEWTTDFYTARHNPPGTEAVDAERRPNLLAAASAEPGSRIPRRVLKGGSHLCSPDYCLRYRPSARSPQADDSATTHIGFRCARDA, from the coding sequence ATGGCCCGCATCGAGGGCGGCACGTTCCGCATGGGCTCAGCGGAGTTCTACGCCGATGAGACGCCGGTGCACGAGCGCACCGTCGCGCCCTTCGAGCTCGACCTGCACCCCGTCACGAACGAGCAGTTCGGCGCGTTCGTCGAAGCGACCGGGTATGTCACGGTCGCTGAGCGCCCGCTCGACCCGGTCGACTTCCCGGGCGTCGACCCCGCCGACCTCGTGCCCGGCGGGCTCGTGTTCACGCCCACCGCCGGCCCCGTCGACCTGCGCGAGTGGCGGCAGTGGTGGCGCTGGGGAGCCGGCGCGAGTTGGCGGCATCCGTTCGGCCCCGAGGCATCCGCCGCGTTCGTCGACGCGCTCGCCGACCGCCCCACTCATCCGGTCGTGCAAGTGAGCTTCGCGGATGCCTCGGCCTACGCCGAATGGGCGGGCAAGCGCCTGCCCACCGAGGCCGAGGCCGAGTTCGCCGCCCGCGGCGGACTCGATGGTGCGCGCTTCGCCTGGGGCGACGAGGAGTTCCCGGGCGGCCGGCTCATGGTGAACCGCTGGCAGGGTTCCTTCCCGTACCGCAACACCGGCGCAGAGGGGTGGGTCGGCACCTCGCCCGTCATGACGTTCCCGGCGAACGGCTACGGCCTCTTCGACGTCACCGGCAATGTCTGGGAGTGGACCACCGACTTCTACACCGCGCGCCACAATCCGCCGGGCACGGAAGCGGTCGATGCCGAACGACGCCCCAACCTGCTCGCCGCGGCGTCCGCCGAACCGGGCTCGCGCATCCCCCGCCGCGTGCTCAAGGGCGGCTCCCACCTCTGCTCCCCCGACTACTGCCTGCGCTACCGCCCGTCGGCACGATCGCCGCAGGCCGACGACTCGGCGACGACGCACATCGGATTCCGCTGCGCCCGCGACGCCTGA
- a CDS encoding glutaredoxin family protein: MPRDIRLTLVGKPGCHLCDDAREVVQAVMAEIEATDAPLRMHLDEVSILDDDELRARYAEEIPVVLIDDVVHNYWRIDPVRLKTALLAG, translated from the coding sequence ATGCCACGCGACATCCGTCTCACCCTGGTCGGCAAGCCCGGCTGCCACCTGTGCGATGACGCGCGGGAGGTCGTCCAGGCGGTGATGGCCGAGATCGAGGCGACGGATGCCCCGCTGCGCATGCACCTCGACGAGGTCTCGATCCTCGACGATGACGAACTGCGCGCCCGGTACGCGGAAGAGATCCCGGTCGTGCTCATCGACGACGTCGTGCACAACTACTGGCGCATCGACCCGGTGCGGCTGAAGACGGCGCTCCTCGCCGGCTGA
- a CDS encoding 30S ribosomal protein bS22: MGSVIKKRRKRMAKKKHRKLLRKTRHQRRNKK; this comes from the coding sequence ATGGGTTCCGTCATCAAGAAGCGCCGCAAGCGTATGGCGAAGAAGAAGCACCGCAAGCTGCTTCGCAAGACGCGCCACCAGCGTCGCAACAAGAAGTAG
- a CDS encoding GNAT family N-acetyltransferase produces MPRPDLVIRTTEESDWQAVRTLRLEMLRDTPLAYGETLAAALEVGEPVWRARAARGTTPGQTSIVAIDGDRWIGHMGGYIPDASTGPLLVGVYVSPDHRGDAAGVSRLLLGAVEEWARGFGRTLRLEVHEGNPRAIRFYEKLGFTLTGRSREYELAPGGLELEMIKPLA; encoded by the coding sequence GTGCCCCGCCCCGATCTCGTGATCCGAACGACCGAAGAGTCGGACTGGCAGGCCGTTCGCACGCTGCGTCTCGAGATGCTGCGCGACACCCCGCTCGCCTACGGTGAGACGCTCGCCGCGGCCCTCGAGGTCGGCGAACCGGTGTGGCGTGCACGTGCCGCCCGCGGCACGACGCCCGGCCAGACCTCGATCGTCGCGATCGACGGCGACCGCTGGATCGGCCACATGGGCGGCTACATTCCGGATGCCTCGACGGGCCCGCTGCTCGTCGGCGTCTACGTCAGCCCCGACCACCGCGGCGACGCGGCCGGCGTCTCACGACTGTTGCTCGGCGCCGTCGAGGAGTGGGCGCGCGGGTTCGGCCGCACGCTGCGGCTCGAGGTGCACGAAGGCAATCCGCGGGCGATCCGCTTCTACGAGAAGCTCGGATTCACGCTCACGGGCCGGAGCCGCGAATACGAACTCGCGCCCGGCGGCCTCGAACTCGAGATGATCAAGCCGCTCGCTTGA
- a CDS encoding anthrone oxygenase family protein has product MTGGANVPRNNRLAAPAEKDAAALAAAWQEFRPGWLACNHVRTTTSTAACLAFVLALAG; this is encoded by the coding sequence GTGACGGGCGGTGCGAACGTGCCGCGCAACAACCGGCTTGCCGCGCCGGCCGAGAAGGATGCCGCGGCGCTCGCCGCCGCCTGGCAGGAGTTCCGCCCGGGCTGGCTCGCGTGTAACCACGTGCGCACGACCACCTCGACCGCGGCGTGTCTGGCATTCGTGCTCGCCCTCGCGGGCTGA
- a CDS encoding ArsR/SmtB family transcription factor: MADIFDVVADSTRRDILAVLLERESDVPTSGGEISVSEIVTALGASQPTVSKHLKVLRESGLVAVREEGQHRYYRLDRAPLETLEDWLIPFVSTDAAADAATLASAGARGEVPLNEEQVAFASAIGKAFAETAHQVTAVVAPKKRR; encoded by the coding sequence ATGGCGGACATCTTCGACGTGGTGGCGGATTCGACGCGGCGCGATATTCTCGCCGTTCTTCTCGAGCGCGAATCGGACGTGCCGACGTCGGGCGGCGAGATCAGCGTCTCCGAGATCGTGACTGCGCTCGGCGCAAGTCAGCCGACGGTCTCCAAGCACCTGAAGGTACTGCGCGAGTCCGGTCTCGTCGCCGTGCGCGAAGAGGGCCAGCACCGCTACTACCGGCTCGACCGCGCCCCGCTCGAGACCCTCGAAGATTGGCTCATCCCCTTCGTGTCGACGGATGCCGCGGCCGACGCCGCGACGCTCGCGAGTGCCGGTGCGCGAGGCGAGGTGCCGCTGAACGAGGAGCAGGTCGCGTTCGCCTCGGCCATCGGCAAGGCGTTCGCCGAGACCGCACACCAGGTCACCGCGGTCGTGGCTCCGAAGAAGCGACGCTGA
- a CDS encoding TrkH family potassium uptake protein, whose amino-acid sequence MRAQPMGRLGRLDRRSWLGKVRDAVDGLVKHSPSRFAILIFAALILVTTLLLSLPIARAGERSVSPLADAFFTAVATICVTGLSTVDMATYWSPFGNAVVFIGMNVGGMGVLTLASILGLVISRRLGLRAKLMAASDTNPSRLHVGPVSERQAVRLGEVGGLLVTVAVSTLAIEAVITLAMIPSVLAAGYDLGTSIWYSAYYSVSAFTNTGFAPNVAGPVQFFDDYWFQSLLMIGVFLGSVGFPVIFALSKLWRNPRRWSVHVKLTLATTGILFALGAIAFLVLEYDNPKTYGGFSFGKTLFEALFMSTMTRSGGFSTINMHDLNSSSLLVSDMLMFVGGGSASTAGGIKVTTLAVLFLAAIAEARGAPSMEAFGRRIPRDMLRLAVSVVLWGATIVAVSTIILTQMTKAPLDFVLFDVISGFATCGLSTGFTADLPPEGKYVMAATMFMGRVGTVTLAAALAASQRRQLYKRPEERPIVG is encoded by the coding sequence ATGCGCGCACAGCCGATGGGCCGTCTTGGTCGTCTCGATCGACGGTCGTGGCTCGGCAAAGTGCGCGACGCGGTCGACGGGCTCGTCAAGCACTCGCCGTCTCGGTTCGCGATCCTCATCTTCGCGGCGCTGATCCTCGTCACCACGCTCCTGTTGTCGCTGCCGATCGCGCGGGCTGGTGAACGCAGTGTCAGCCCGCTGGCCGATGCCTTCTTCACCGCCGTCGCGACGATCTGCGTCACCGGCCTCAGCACCGTGGATATGGCGACGTACTGGTCGCCGTTCGGCAACGCGGTGGTCTTCATCGGCATGAACGTCGGCGGAATGGGCGTGCTGACCCTCGCGTCCATCCTCGGCCTCGTGATCTCGCGCCGGCTGGGGCTCCGCGCCAAGCTCATGGCCGCGAGCGACACGAACCCGTCGCGTCTGCACGTCGGCCCGGTGTCCGAGCGTCAGGCGGTCCGCTTGGGCGAGGTGGGCGGGCTCCTCGTCACCGTCGCGGTGAGCACCCTGGCGATCGAGGCGGTGATCACCCTGGCGATGATCCCGAGCGTGCTCGCCGCCGGCTACGACCTCGGCACGAGCATCTGGTACTCGGCGTACTACTCGGTGAGCGCATTCACGAACACGGGGTTCGCCCCCAACGTTGCCGGCCCGGTGCAGTTCTTCGACGACTACTGGTTCCAGTCGCTCCTGATGATCGGCGTGTTCCTCGGCAGTGTCGGCTTCCCGGTCATCTTCGCCCTCTCCAAGCTGTGGCGGAATCCCCGCCGGTGGAGCGTGCACGTGAAGCTCACCCTGGCGACCACGGGCATCCTCTTCGCACTCGGTGCCATCGCGTTCCTCGTGCTCGAGTACGACAACCCGAAGACCTACGGGGGCTTCAGCTTCGGCAAGACGCTGTTCGAGGCCCTGTTCATGTCGACCATGACCAGGTCGGGTGGGTTCTCGACCATCAACATGCACGACCTCAACAGCTCGAGCCTGCTCGTCTCCGACATGCTCATGTTCGTCGGCGGCGGCTCGGCCTCCACCGCGGGCGGCATCAAGGTGACCACTCTGGCGGTGCTCTTCCTTGCGGCGATCGCCGAGGCTCGCGGTGCCCCCTCGATGGAGGCGTTCGGACGGCGCATCCCCCGCGACATGCTTCGACTCGCGGTGAGCGTCGTGCTGTGGGGCGCGACGATCGTGGCCGTCTCGACGATCATCCTGACCCAGATGACGAAGGCTCCCCTCGACTTCGTGTTGTTCGACGTGATCTCGGGCTTCGCCACGTGCGGGCTCTCGACGGGATTCACCGCCGACCTTCCACCCGAAGGCAAATACGTCATGGCCGCCACGATGTTCATGGGGCGGGTTGGTACAGTGACACTCGCCGCCGCGCTGGCGGCGAGCCAGCGCCGGCAGTTGTACAAGCGTCCGGAAGAGAGGCCCATCGTTGGTTGA
- a CDS encoding potassium channel family protein, producing MVDRIRHDAPVLVIGLGRFGAATAGQLDRLGREVLAVDESEALVQKWSDRVTHAVVADARSIDALKQIGAQDFSIAVCAVGSSIEASVLITANLVDLKIPQIWTKAISASHGKILQRIGASHVIYPEREAGERTAHLVSGRMLDFIEFDDDFALVKMYPPKPIRGKNLTESGVRSKHRVTVVGVKSPGKPFTYATENTVVSNHDLIIVSGTEGDIEKFAALE from the coding sequence TTGGTTGATCGAATCAGGCACGACGCCCCGGTGCTCGTGATCGGCCTCGGCCGATTCGGCGCGGCCACCGCGGGTCAGCTCGACCGGCTCGGCCGCGAAGTCCTCGCGGTCGACGAGAGCGAAGCCCTCGTGCAGAAGTGGTCTGATCGGGTCACGCACGCGGTCGTCGCCGACGCCCGATCGATCGATGCGCTCAAGCAGATCGGCGCGCAGGACTTCTCCATCGCGGTCTGCGCGGTGGGTTCGTCGATCGAGGCATCTGTGCTCATCACGGCGAACCTCGTCGACCTGAAGATCCCGCAGATCTGGACGAAGGCGATCTCGGCCTCGCACGGCAAGATCCTGCAGCGCATCGGCGCGAGCCACGTGATCTACCCCGAGCGCGAAGCGGGCGAACGCACCGCACACCTCGTGAGCGGACGCATGCTCGACTTCATCGAGTTCGACGATGACTTCGCCCTCGTGAAGATGTATCCGCCGAAGCCGATCAGGGGCAAGAACCTCACCGAGTCGGGAGTGCGATCCAAGCACCGCGTCACGGTGGTCGGCGTGAAGAGTCCCGGCAAGCCGTTCACCTATGCGACCGAGAACACCGTGGTCTCCAACCACGACCTCATCATCGTCTCGGGCACCGAGGGCGACATCGAGAAGTTCGCGGCGCTCGAGTAG
- a CDS encoding DUF402 domain-containing protein, whose amino-acid sequence MSSPDDRPSVPGDLVRVRAMKWPEQPHWEFDGRWLGSDEHGDWIGFPAGTRFDRPGHGFIATWDSVTLFPREGWAATFCTGHPRGVGIYVDIATVSEWRADASVPTLSYVDLDLDVVERAGAPAFIEDEDEFAEHAVEFGYPPEVVARARADADAVLRAVQRRDAPFDGATSAAWLERDGLGAQGSSGNRGV is encoded by the coding sequence ATGAGCAGCCCGGATGACCGTCCCAGTGTCCCCGGAGACCTCGTGCGCGTGCGAGCGATGAAATGGCCCGAGCAACCGCACTGGGAGTTCGACGGGCGCTGGCTCGGCTCCGACGAGCACGGCGACTGGATCGGATTCCCCGCGGGCACCCGGTTCGACCGACCGGGTCACGGCTTCATCGCGACGTGGGACTCGGTGACGCTCTTCCCACGCGAGGGCTGGGCGGCCACGTTCTGCACGGGGCACCCGCGGGGGGTCGGCATCTACGTCGACATCGCGACGGTTTCCGAGTGGCGAGCGGATGCCTCGGTGCCCACGCTCTCGTACGTCGACCTCGATCTCGACGTCGTCGAGCGTGCAGGTGCGCCGGCGTTCATCGAGGACGAAGACGAGTTCGCCGAGCATGCGGTGGAGTTCGGGTACCCGCCCGAGGTCGTGGCGCGTGCTCGTGCCGACGCCGACGCCGTGCTTCGTGCGGTGCAGCGGCGAGACGCTCCGTTCGACGGGGCGACGTCTGCGGCATGGCTCGAGCGAGACGGGCTGGGTGCCCAGGGGTCGAGTGGAAACCGTGGGGTTTGA
- the rlmC gene encoding 23S rRNA (uracil(747)-C(5))-methyltransferase RlmC — protein sequence MDCSYFDAGRCTSCSLMGQPYERQLADKQRHAEELLAAHDGLDWLPPVGSSEAGYRNKAKMVIGGTVDAPTIGILDADGHGIDLEACGICSPGHRAAFPVISAFITRAGLIPYDVPSRRGELKHLIITESPDGELMVRFVVRSTEPVSRIRKHLPWLLAALPDARVVTANVLPEHKAVLEGAHEIVFTEASTLPMRLGDVTMHLRPQSFFQTNTEIAEALYVEARDWVRALAPDSAWDLYSGVGGFALHIADAAASVTGIETSVEAVASAELSRTDAALSRVRFEAGDATAFASGAGAAPDLVIVNPPRRGIGRELSGWLEASAVRHVLYSSCNAASLARDLEAMPSLRPVRGRVFDMFPQTTHFEVMVLLERV from the coding sequence GTGGACTGCTCCTACTTCGACGCCGGGCGCTGCACCTCGTGCTCGCTCATGGGGCAGCCCTACGAGCGACAGCTCGCCGACAAGCAGCGGCATGCCGAAGAGCTTCTCGCCGCGCACGACGGCCTCGACTGGCTGCCACCGGTCGGCAGCAGCGAAGCCGGCTACCGCAACAAGGCGAAGATGGTGATCGGCGGCACCGTCGACGCTCCGACGATCGGCATCCTCGATGCCGACGGCCACGGCATCGACCTCGAGGCGTGCGGCATCTGCTCACCGGGCCACCGGGCGGCGTTCCCCGTGATCTCGGCGTTCATCACGCGGGCAGGGCTCATCCCCTACGACGTGCCGAGCCGCAGGGGCGAACTCAAGCACCTGATCATCACCGAGTCGCCCGACGGCGAGCTCATGGTGCGCTTCGTCGTGCGCTCGACCGAGCCGGTCAGTCGCATCCGCAAGCACCTGCCGTGGCTGCTCGCCGCACTGCCCGACGCCCGCGTCGTCACGGCGAACGTGTTGCCCGAGCACAAGGCGGTGCTCGAGGGCGCGCACGAGATCGTCTTCACCGAGGCATCGACCCTGCCGATGCGGCTCGGCGACGTCACGATGCACCTGCGGCCGCAGAGCTTCTTCCAGACGAACACCGAGATCGCCGAGGCGCTCTACGTCGAGGCGCGCGACTGGGTGCGCGCGCTCGCGCCCGATTCGGCCTGGGACCTCTACTCCGGCGTCGGCGGCTTCGCCCTGCACATCGCGGATGCCGCGGCATCCGTCACGGGAATCGAGACGAGCGTCGAAGCGGTCGCAAGCGCAGAGCTCAGCCGAACGGATGCCGCGCTCTCACGCGTGCGGTTCGAGGCGGGTGACGCGACGGCCTTCGCGTCGGGCGCCGGCGCGGCCCCCGATCTCGTGATCGTGAACCCGCCCCGGCGGGGCATCGGCCGTGAGCTGAGTGGATGGCTCGAGGCATCCGCGGTTCGTCACGTGCTCTATTCGAGCTGCAACGCGGCCTCGCTCGCGCGCGACCTCGAGGCGATGCCGTCGCTGCGGCCGGTGCGCGGTCGAGTCTTCGACATGTTTCCGCAGACGACGCACTTCGAGGTGATGGTGCTGCTCGAGCGGGTCTGA
- the proC gene encoding pyrroline-5-carboxylate reductase: MSAEATVRLPAIAFLGAGSMARAILTGLLQPGIEVDGGIRATNRGAEKAAELAELPGVAAFATESDAAANRTAVAGAKIVVVAVKPAMVPALLEEIADALVPGTIVVSVAAGVTVATFESLLPASVAVIRAMPNTPAVVGRAVTGISAGTRASDADLALAVALFETVGEVLVVPEDQIDALSTISGSGPAYVFYLIEQLTATAVGKGFTPEQAAVMVEGTFRGASELLAASDDGPGELRRRVTSPNGTTERAVALLESASLKQIFDRATDAALARARELAAGA; this comes from the coding sequence ATGAGTGCCGAAGCCACCGTCCGTCTGCCCGCGATCGCGTTCCTCGGCGCCGGGTCGATGGCCCGCGCCATCCTCACCGGCCTGCTGCAGCCGGGCATCGAGGTCGACGGCGGCATCCGTGCAACGAATCGCGGTGCTGAGAAGGCGGCCGAGCTCGCGGAGCTTCCGGGCGTCGCGGCATTCGCGACCGAGTCGGATGCCGCGGCCAATCGCACGGCCGTCGCCGGCGCGAAGATCGTGGTCGTCGCCGTGAAACCCGCGATGGTGCCCGCGCTGCTCGAGGAGATCGCCGACGCGCTCGTGCCCGGCACGATCGTCGTGAGCGTCGCGGCCGGGGTCACCGTTGCGACGTTCGAGTCGCTACTGCCCGCGTCCGTCGCGGTGATCCGCGCGATGCCGAACACGCCGGCCGTCGTCGGGCGAGCGGTCACGGGCATCTCGGCGGGCACGCGCGCGAGCGACGCCGACCTCGCGCTCGCGGTGGCGCTCTTCGAGACCGTCGGCGAGGTGCTCGTCGTGCCGGAGGATCAGATCGACGCGCTCTCGACGATCTCGGGATCGGGCCCCGCCTACGTCTTCTACCTGATCGAGCAGCTCACGGCGACAGCGGTCGGCAAGGGATTCACGCCCGAGCAGGCGGCGGTCATGGTCGAGGGCACGTTCCGCGGTGCGAGCGAGCTGCTCGCCGCATCAGACGACGGCCCCGGCGAACTGCGCCGCCGGGTGACGAGCCCGAACGGCACGACCGAGCGCGCGGTCGCGTTGCTCGAGTCGGCGTCGCTCAAGCAGATCTTCGACCGGGCGACCGATGCCGCCCTCGCCCGCGCGCGCGAGCTCGCCGCCGGAGCCTGA
- a CDS encoding cation diffusion facilitator family transporter yields MSASGGTKAIIAAFLANTGIALTKFIAWFFSGSASMLAEAVHSVADAGNQLLLILGGRQAKKKADKEHPFGYGRERYVYAFVVSIILFSVGGIFSIYEGVDKLTHPHELENAWLPLLVLTIAIVLESFSLRTAVKESNLVRGRQSWVQFVRRAKAPELPVVLLEDIAALIGLVFAFIAVGLTVITGNPLFDAIGTLMIGTLLVLVAIVLGIETKSLLVGEGANDDDLARIEQAILAGPEVERIIHMKTLYLGPDELLVGAKLGFAADARLLEVAAATNAIEHRIRDAAPSARVIYIEPDVYVEPNHPAPPTDAIVIKGLE; encoded by the coding sequence ATGAGCGCATCGGGCGGCACCAAGGCCATCATCGCGGCATTCCTGGCGAACACGGGCATCGCCCTCACGAAGTTCATCGCCTGGTTCTTCTCCGGGTCGGCCTCGATGCTCGCCGAGGCGGTGCACTCGGTCGCCGACGCGGGCAACCAGCTGCTCCTCATCCTCGGCGGGCGCCAGGCGAAGAAGAAGGCCGACAAGGAGCATCCCTTCGGCTACGGCCGCGAGCGGTACGTCTACGCGTTCGTCGTCTCGATCATCCTCTTCTCGGTCGGCGGCATCTTCTCGATCTACGAGGGCGTCGACAAGCTGACGCACCCGCACGAGCTCGAGAACGCGTGGCTGCCGTTGCTCGTGCTGACGATCGCGATCGTGCTCGAGTCGTTCTCGCTGCGCACCGCGGTCAAGGAGTCGAACCTCGTGCGCGGTCGTCAGAGCTGGGTGCAGTTCGTGCGCCGGGCGAAGGCGCCGGAACTGCCCGTCGTGCTGCTCGAAGACATCGCGGCCCTGATCGGCCTCGTCTTCGCGTTCATCGCGGTCGGCCTCACCGTCATCACCGGAAACCCCCTGTTCGATGCGATCGGCACCCTCATGATCGGCACGCTCCTCGTGCTCGTCGCCATCGTGCTCGGCATCGAGACGAAGTCGCTGCTCGTCGGTGAGGGCGCCAACGACGACGACCTGGCCCGCATCGAGCAGGCGATCCTCGCCGGTCCCGAAGTCGAGCGCATCATCCACATGAAGACCCTGTACCTCGGACCCGACGAACTGCTCGTCGGGGCGAAGCTCGGCTTCGCCGCCGACGCACGGCTGCTCGAGGTTGCGGCCGCGACGAACGCGATCGAACACCGCATCCGCGACGCGGCGCCGTCGGCGCGGGTCATCTACATCGAGCCCGACGTCTACGTCGAGCCGAACCACCCCGCCCCGCCGACCGACGCCATCGTCATCAAGGGCCTCGAGTGA
- a CDS encoding nucleoside deaminase has protein sequence MRLALAEAAQAPATRDVPVGAIVVDDSGEVIAARRNERELLGDPTAHAELLALRTAAEVTGDWRLTGSTLVVTLEPCVMCAGAILAARIPTVVFGAWDERAGAAGSLYDVLRDRRLNHRVEVFAGVEADAAAKLLLDFFEDPLRRP, from the coding sequence ATGCGACTCGCGCTCGCCGAGGCCGCCCAAGCGCCCGCCACGCGGGATGTGCCCGTCGGCGCGATCGTCGTCGACGACTCAGGCGAGGTGATCGCGGCCCGCCGGAACGAGCGTGAGCTGCTCGGCGATCCGACGGCCCACGCCGAGCTCCTGGCGCTTCGCACGGCCGCCGAGGTCACGGGCGACTGGCGTCTCACCGGGTCCACGCTCGTCGTCACGCTCGAGCCCTGCGTCATGTGCGCCGGCGCGATCCTCGCGGCGCGCATCCCGACCGTCGTGTTCGGCGCGTGGGACGAGCGGGCGGGCGCCGCCGGCTCCCTCTACGACGTACTTCGCGATCGGCGGCTGAATCACCGGGTCGAGGTGTTCGCGGGCGTCGAAGCGGATGCCGCGGCGAAGCTGCTGCTCGACTTCTTCGAGGATCCGCTGCGCCGGCCATGA
- the upp gene encoding uracil phosphoribosyltransferase gives MRVHVADHPLITHKLTVLRNVNTPSPVFRSLVEELMTLLAYEGTRGVRVEPVEIMTPVAPTTGVRIADPRPLIVPILRAGLGMLEGMTKLVPTAEVGFLGMARNEETLEPTTYAERLPDDLSDRQCFVLDPMLATGGSLIAAVEFLLKRGATDVTAICILAAPEGLAAVEKALEGRGEVSIVLGAVDERLNEVGYIVPGLGDAGDRLYGTV, from the coding sequence ATGCGAGTCCACGTTGCCGACCACCCGCTCATCACGCACAAGCTGACAGTGCTCCGCAACGTGAACACCCCGTCTCCGGTCTTCCGTTCGCTCGTCGAAGAGCTCATGACGCTGCTCGCGTACGAGGGCACTCGCGGGGTGCGGGTCGAGCCCGTCGAGATCATGACGCCCGTCGCCCCGACGACCGGGGTGCGCATCGCCGACCCGCGGCCGCTCATCGTTCCGATCCTGCGCGCGGGGCTCGGCATGCTCGAGGGCATGACGAAGCTCGTGCCGACGGCAGAGGTCGGCTTCCTCGGCATGGCTCGCAACGAAGAGACGCTCGAGCCCACCACCTATGCCGAGCGCCTGCCCGACGACCTCAGCGACCGCCAATGCTTCGTGCTCGACCCGATGCTCGCCACCGGCGGCTCGCTCATCGCCGCGGTCGAGTTCCTCTTGAAGCGCGGGGCGACGGATGTCACGGCGATCTGCATCCTCGCGGCGCCCGAGGGGCTCGCGGCGGTCGAGAAGGCACTCGAGGGCCGGGGCGAGGTCTCCATCGTGCTCGGCGCCGTCGACGAGCGACTGAACGAGGTGGGCTACATCGTGCCAGGCCTCGGCGACGCCGGCGATCGGCTGTACGGCACGGTGTAA
- a CDS encoding winged helix-turn-helix domain-containing protein, with amino-acid sequence MTELDGAVRSVAAEAAPAAAPAAPRVRAVPEGTEARGFVLYVGIDEAKALADGTSLHRIVEALRALTSEVSPSAETYAAVALAPEGAGGRDVDVVRLALQDPSALAKQREGHGVRDDADRHPNGVIIDISRKRVLLDGEAAGLTYKEFELLQYLVLREGRTIDRHELIENLWDADDEAPSERTIDVHVRRLRSKLAHYQDIVRTVRGVGYRFDRHADVSIRQASTPSPDLY; translated from the coding sequence GTGACCGAACTCGACGGCGCCGTCCGGTCAGTCGCCGCTGAGGCCGCACCTGCCGCCGCGCCCGCTGCGCCGCGAGTCCGCGCCGTGCCCGAGGGCACCGAGGCCCGCGGCTTCGTGCTCTATGTCGGCATCGACGAGGCCAAGGCCCTCGCCGACGGCACCTCGCTCCACCGCATCGTCGAAGCACTGCGCGCGCTCACTTCCGAGGTCTCCCCCTCGGCCGAGACCTACGCCGCGGTCGCCCTGGCCCCCGAGGGAGCCGGCGGCCGCGACGTCGACGTCGTGCGCCTCGCCCTGCAGGACCCGTCGGCGCTCGCGAAGCAGCGCGAGGGCCACGGCGTGCGCGACGACGCCGACCGCCACCCCAACGGCGTGATCATCGACATCTCGCGCAAGCGCGTGCTGCTCGACGGCGAAGCCGCCGGCCTCACCTACAAGGAGTTCGAACTGCTGCAGTACCTCGTGCTGCGCGAGGGCCGCACGATCGACCGCCACGAACTCATCGAGAACCTCTGGGACGCCGACGACGAGGCGCCCAGCGAACGCACGATCGACGTGCACGTTCGCCGTCTGCGCTCGAAGCTCGCGCACTACCAGGACATCGTGCGCACCGTTCGCGGCGTGGGCTACCGCTTCGATCGGCATGCGGATGTCTCGATCCGCCAGGCATCGACGCCGTCGCCCGACCTGTACTGA
- a CDS encoding MarR family winged helix-turn-helix transcriptional regulator, translating to MADRAITVAAWESLFRAQVTIMRALAAEFPSDVISLNEYDVLFNIARAPQRRLRLKELNQHVLITQPSVSRLVDRLTARGLIEKLPDLNDGRGTIVAITDEGFALFRRIAIIHMEAINRQFGDTLSEDELHTLAELCNRLRLELERV from the coding sequence ATGGCAGACCGCGCGATCACTGTCGCCGCATGGGAGTCGCTGTTCCGTGCGCAAGTCACGATCATGCGCGCGCTCGCGGCCGAGTTCCCGAGCGACGTCATCTCGCTGAACGAGTACGACGTGCTCTTCAACATCGCACGCGCGCCGCAGCGACGCTTGCGCCTCAAGGAATTGAACCAGCACGTGCTCATCACGCAGCCGAGCGTGAGCCGACTTGTCGACCGCCTCACGGCTCGCGGCCTGATCGAAAAGCTGCCCGACCTGAACGACGGGCGGGGCACGATCGTCGCGATCACCGACGAGGGCTTCGCCCTCTTCCGCCGCATCGCGATCATCCATATGGAGGCGATCAACCGCCAGTTCGGCGACACCCTCTCTGAGGACGAACTCCACACGCTCGCCGAGCTCTGCAACCGGCTGCGTCTCGAACTCGAACGGGTGTGA